The segment AGCGTGGCTTCGATAGTTGACATGACGCGGTCGGTCTGACGGCTGACTTCCGCCGCCAGCGTGCCATCTTCTTCAAAACCGATCACGCCGGATAACCACACCTGGTCACCGACCAGACGCACTTTGGAAAAAGGTAAATTCATACGATCCTCGTTTACTGGCCTAAAGGGAGATAAAAATCCGCCATGCTGGCGATGGGGCGCGCCTGACGCAGTGCGTCAAGGTCCGGCACTGGCCGCGCCAACTGCGAATCGTGCTTAAACTTCTGTTCCAGCGCCTGCGCCACGCGGAGTACACCGCTGTCATCACCGCGCTTGCCGATAATCTGTAAACCAAACGGCATTCCCAGTGCATCCTTGCCAACGGGTAAGGAGAGGGAAGGCAGCCCCGCCAGCGAGGTGACATAGGCCAACGCCAGCCAGTGATAATAGGTGCGCGTCGGCTGGCCGTTGATTTCTCGCGGGTAAAGTTCGGTCCACGGACGCGGGCTGATGGTCACCGCCGGTGACACCATATAATCATAGTCGTGGAAGAAGGCTTCCCAACGACGATACAACTGGGTTTGCAGATCCAGCCCACGGGAAATATTCAGCGCGCTGTAGCGCAAGCCTTCCTCAATGTTCATCCGAACATTTTCCCCCACCAGTTGGGGATTCTGCTGATATAGCTCCCGCGTGCCGGTGAGAAACAGCAGCGAGCGCAGCGTTTCAAAGGCTTCATTTGCGCCGTGACAATCGGGCGTCGCTTGCTCGGCACTGGCGAACAGTGGGGCGATATGCGTCATCTTCTGACGGAAGCTGTCAGCAACGCCTTGCTCAGTAGGCGCGAAACCAAAATCGCTACTCCAGGCAAGGCGCAGCGACGACAAATCGGTTGTGGGTAGCGGGAAAAACTCCTGTGGCTGGCGTAGCTGACGCCCCGGCACCACATGGGAGAGCGGATCGCGCGCATCCTCGCCCTGCATCACGCTTAACATCAGCGCGGCATCCGCTACCGTGCGTCCCATCGGGCCAAGGGTGGAGATTTGCAGCCAGGCACAGCCGCGTTTTTCTGCCGGAATCAAACCTGCCGTGGGGCGAAATCCCACCACGCCATTAAACGCCGCCGGGTTACGCAGCGAACCGCCGGTGTCGGAACCGGTCGCCAGCGACACCATGCCGCAGGCCAACGCTGCCGCTGAACCGCCAGACGATCCTGCCGCTGAACGGGTGGTATCGAACGGGTTGCCGGTGGTGCCATACACCGCGTTGCGCGAGTTACCGCCTGCACCCCATTCTGGTACGTTGGTTTTACCCACCACGTTGGCACCGGCGGCACGCAGCACTGCCACCAGACGCTCATCCTGGGGTGCGAGGTTATGGCGCTTCGCCACGCTGCCAAAGGTGGTAGGCAGGCCGGCCGCATCAATCATATCTTTGACGCCGAGCGGTAAACCGTGCAGCGGGCCAAGCGGTTCGCCGCGCAGTACCGCCTTGTCCTGCGCCTGTGCCGTGGCACGCGCGGCGGCGAAATCACAGGCGACCATCGCGTTAACCGCGGGGTTGACCTCTTCAATACGGTTGATGCAGCTTTCCAGTAATTCACTTGGGGCAATGCTTTTTTCCCCAATTAACCGACGGGCTTCGCTCGCCGGGAGATCACATAACGTTTCCATCGTCAGATCCTTTATCAATTAAACCCGCGCGATTTATCGCGCCGTTACGGAGTCGGCATAATTGCCTGGGTGCTTGTTTTCTCGGTGCGGATGGTCAGGCTCATCAGGGTTGAGAACAGCGCTGCGCCCATCAGGAACAGAAATGCCGACCCGAAGCTGAAATGTTGCACCATCAGGCCGATCGCCAGTGGGGCGATAAATCCAGCCGCCTGGCCGCCAAAGTTGATCACCCCGATGCCCGAACCCACCATGCGCGGCGCCAGAATTTTGGTCGGAAGCGCGACGGCGATCGCCAGCACAAAGGATTTAAAGAAGTAGGTAAACGCCTGGGCGATAATCACCCCGGTGAGGGTTTCCGCCCGGTACATGCAGCCGATGGCAATGGCGGTAAATAACGCGCTGAACAGCAACATCAGGTTTTCGCGGCCATTGAAGAATTTCACCATCACCCAACCGCCGATGGCAGTGGCGATACCGGCCATCAGATAGGGGATCGGCAACAATACGCCGACGGCTTTGAGGTCAAGATGGCGTTCCGTCATCAGATACACCGGCATCCAGGAGTCGAGGCCTTTGTTGATCAGGCTGAGGCCAAACCACACCGCAGCAATCTTCCACAACAGCGGATGTTTCATGACGCTTTTGACGTCACCCAGGTTGATGCGGCTACGTTGCTGACTGTCACTGGCCGGGGTGTTACGCACCGTCAGACTGTATATCAGGACAAACGCCAGGCCCAAAATCCCAATCAGCATAAAGGTGTGACGCCAGTGAAAATGCAGCAGCAGTGGGGCAATCAGTAGCGGGGCGATCATGCTGCCGATGTAATTTGACGAGACCAGCAGCGAGGTGATTTTCGGTTTTTGTTCCGTGGTGTAGTTTTCCGCCGCGTTTTTGATCGCCGCAGAAGGAAAGGCACCTTCGCCCAGACCAAACAGCAGGCGAATCACCAGCAGCGAGGCCAGTGACCAGGCCAGTCCGGTCAGCAGGGTGAACAGCGACCAGAAGCCAATCGCCATAATCACCACCATCTTGGCACCGTAGCGATCGGCCAGCCAGCCGCCCGGCAGTTGCATCAGCCAGAAGCCAAAATAGAACACACTTAACACCAAACCCAGCTCAGACGGGCTGAGATGCATCTCAGCGGTGAGCGCCGGTGCGCCCATACTCAAGACAACGCGATCAATAAAAGCGATACACCAGGCGATATACAGCAAAATAACCACCCAGTGCCGGTAGAACGATGAATCTCGCATGGCTGTTCCTTAATAACCGGTGAATTGAATTTCGCAACGCAAATTCATCCTGCCATGCGTTCAGGGTTATCACCATTTCAACTTTTTCACGCCAGCGATATCAAAAAGGCAAAGATAACGCCATGATAAGTCATGGTTATCCTGAAGGGGCAAAATCAGCCCCTCAGCGCGATTTTTAATAAGTGGCGGTTATGATGTGACGGCGGAAATAAACGGAAAGGCGTCCATTTCGCGAATAAAATGATCGATAAACGCGGTTACCGCTTTCGGCATACTGCGTCCCGCGAGGGTATTTAGTTCGATATTGATGCCGTGCAGATCCTGACCCACCAGCGGTACGGCACACAAATTATGGGTACGAATATATTCCCGCACCGTCATTTCGGAGGCCACCACCATGCCTTGCTCATAACGCACAAAAGCCAGCAGGG is part of the Pantoea phytobeneficialis genome and harbors:
- a CDS encoding amidase, which codes for METLCDLPASEARRLIGEKSIAPSELLESCINRIEEVNPAVNAMVACDFAAARATAQAQDKAVLRGEPLGPLHGLPLGVKDMIDAAGLPTTFGSVAKRHNLAPQDERLVAVLRAAGANVVGKTNVPEWGAGGNSRNAVYGTTGNPFDTTRSAAGSSGGSAAALACGMVSLATGSDTGGSLRNPAAFNGVVGFRPTAGLIPAEKRGCAWLQISTLGPMGRTVADAALMLSVMQGEDARDPLSHVVPGRQLRQPQEFFPLPTTDLSSLRLAWSSDFGFAPTEQGVADSFRQKMTHIAPLFASAEQATPDCHGANEAFETLRSLLFLTGTRELYQQNPQLVGENVRMNIEEGLRYSALNISRGLDLQTQLYRRWEAFFHDYDYMVSPAVTISPRPWTELYPREINGQPTRTYYHWLALAYVTSLAGLPSLSLPVGKDALGMPFGLQIIGKRGDDSGVLRVAQALEQKFKHDSQLARPVPDLDALRQARPIASMADFYLPLGQ
- a CDS encoding MFS transporter, whose product is MRDSSFYRHWVVILLYIAWCIAFIDRVVLSMGAPALTAEMHLSPSELGLVLSVFYFGFWLMQLPGGWLADRYGAKMVVIMAIGFWSLFTLLTGLAWSLASLLVIRLLFGLGEGAFPSAAIKNAAENYTTEQKPKITSLLVSSNYIGSMIAPLLIAPLLLHFHWRHTFMLIGILGLAFVLIYSLTVRNTPASDSQQRSRINLGDVKSVMKHPLLWKIAAVWFGLSLINKGLDSWMPVYLMTERHLDLKAVGVLLPIPYLMAGIATAIGGWVMVKFFNGRENLMLLFSALFTAIAIGCMYRAETLTGVIIAQAFTYFFKSFVLAIAVALPTKILAPRMVGSGIGVINFGGQAAGFIAPLAIGLMVQHFSFGSAFLFLMGAALFSTLMSLTIRTEKTSTQAIMPTP